One genomic segment of Pseudorasbora parva isolate DD20220531a chromosome 6, ASM2467924v1, whole genome shotgun sequence includes these proteins:
- the camk2n1b gene encoding calcium/calmodulin-dependent protein kinase II inhibitor 1b — translation MSEVLPYEENISPYGDDGDEEQISLTCRLQNNSSNFFSSAQNKRAPKLGQIGRSKRVVIEDDRIDEVLNNTAEKSSAGV, via the exons ATGTCTGAAGTGCTGCCTTACGAAGAGAACATCTCTCCTTACGGGGATGATGGAGATGAAGAGCAGATATCCCTCACCTGTCGCCTGCAGAACAACAGCAGTAACTTCTtcagttctgcgcagaacaaaCGAGCTCCGAAACTCGGACAGATCGGACGCAGCAAGAGAG TTGTCATAGAAGATGACAGAATTGATGAAGTTCTGAACAACACAGCAGAGAAGTCATCGGCGGGAGTGTAA